In Candidatus Methylomirabilota bacterium, the following proteins share a genomic window:
- a CDS encoding FadR/GntR family transcriptional regulator encodes MSDPVRGGAVGGPAQARMDLEPVKSTRIYEEIVRQVKQLIGEGRLKSGDRLPPERDLAEKFMVSRTSVREALRALQSRGLIEIRAGEGAFVRDVSVETLIEPLALVILPHREAVGELFEARRLLEPAIAALAARRATREEISEMERILEDQAKEVAGGRTGMLQDTALHAAIANSAHNRAITRIVNALMDLLTQSREESLHTPGRPTRSHEDHRRILAAVQQRDEVAAHRAMLDHLIAVETLVTGAKSDDRDAGAGRRRKARS; translated from the coding sequence GTGAGCGACCCCGTTCGCGGCGGCGCGGTCGGCGGGCCGGCCCAGGCGCGCATGGACCTGGAGCCGGTCAAGTCCACCCGGATCTACGAGGAGATCGTCCGGCAGGTCAAGCAGCTCATCGGCGAAGGACGTCTCAAGTCGGGCGATCGGCTGCCCCCCGAGCGCGATCTGGCCGAGAAGTTCATGGTGAGCCGGACCTCCGTGCGCGAGGCCCTGCGCGCCCTGCAGAGCCGGGGGCTCATCGAGATCCGGGCCGGCGAGGGCGCGTTCGTGCGCGACGTCTCGGTCGAGACGCTGATCGAGCCCCTCGCGCTGGTCATCCTGCCCCACCGCGAGGCGGTGGGGGAGCTGTTCGAGGCCCGACGCCTGCTCGAGCCCGCTATCGCGGCCCTCGCCGCCCGCCGGGCGACCCGCGAGGAGATCTCCGAGATGGAGCGGATCCTCGAGGATCAGGCCAAGGAGGTGGCGGGCGGCCGGACCGGCATGCTGCAGGACACCGCGCTCCACGCGGCCATCGCCAACAGCGCCCACAACCGCGCCATCACCCGGATCGTCAACGCGCTGATGGATCTGCTCACCCAGAGCCGGGAGGAGTCACTGCACACGCCGGGCCGCCCGACGCGGTCGCACGAAGACCATCGGCGCATCCTGGCCGCCGTGCAGCAGCGGGACGAGGTGGCGGCCCACCGGGCGATGCTGGATCATCTGATCGCGGTCGAGACGCTGGTGACCGGGGCCAAGAGCGACGACCGCGACGCCGGGGCGGGGCGGAGACGGAAGGCGCGATCCTGA